A part of Methanocalculus alkaliphilus genomic DNA contains:
- a CDS encoding sensor histidine kinase produces the protein MSKELFVESFLQSPRAMLIMKRQGDEVVALNRKLASITGVGEGVGLQIPLSSLLVIPGDPSSTNGMLAQRIRNGVIEGREELIQKVCLPSGEEVELLLEPRQLLQNGEEHILISISDLPGQMETEVRLRDALAEKEVLLREVHHRVKNNLQVISSLLHLQAQFVQDPTVFGYMTDSQNRVRALGYVYEHLYRSKDIGKIDFAEYTTRITQSLLREYSSYAKRVCVRYEVPPIHLNPDTSIPLGLILNELISNALRHAFPDEREGSIRILLSSNDDRSYTLIIGDDGIGLPDGVDLETSDSLGLLLVASLVSQLDGEVVLQRDHGTEFKINFQALQYKERR, from the coding sequence ATGAGCAAAGAGTTATTTGTTGAATCATTCCTTCAGTCACCACGAGCGATGCTCATCATGAAGAGGCAGGGTGACGAGGTTGTTGCACTCAACAGGAAGCTCGCGTCGATCACCGGAGTGGGCGAAGGGGTCGGGCTTCAGATCCCGCTTTCATCCCTTCTTGTCATCCCCGGAGATCCCTCATCAACGAATGGAATGCTGGCACAGCGGATCAGAAATGGCGTCATCGAGGGGAGGGAAGAGCTGATTCAAAAGGTCTGTCTGCCATCCGGTGAGGAGGTTGAACTTCTGCTGGAGCCCAGGCAACTCCTGCAGAACGGGGAGGAGCATATCCTCATCTCAATCTCCGATCTGCCGGGCCAGATGGAGACGGAAGTTCGGCTGCGAGATGCTCTTGCCGAGAAGGAGGTGCTTCTCCGTGAGGTCCACCACCGGGTCAAGAATAACCTCCAGGTGATCTCCAGCCTCCTTCATCTCCAGGCACAGTTCGTCCAGGATCCGACGGTTTTTGGATATATGACGGACAGTCAGAATCGGGTCCGGGCACTCGGTTATGTCTATGAGCATCTCTATCGATCAAAAGATATCGGAAAGATAGACTTTGCCGAGTACACGACACGGATCACGCAGAGCCTGCTGAGGGAGTACAGTTCATATGCAAAGCGTGTCTGTGTCAGGTACGAGGTTCCTCCGATTCATCTGAACCCCGATACCTCAATCCCTCTTGGGCTGATCCTCAATGAGCTGATCTCAAATGCACTCAGGCATGCATTTCCGGATGAGAGGGAGGGGTCGATCCGGATCCTGCTCTCTTCAAATGATGACAGGAGCTATACATTGATCATCGGAGATGACGGGATCGGGCTACCGGACGGAGTTGATCTTGAAACGAGTGATTCTCTGGGGCTCCTGCTTGTGGCATCCCTCGTCTCGCAGCTGGATGGAGAGGTCGTATTACAAAGGGATCACGGAACCGAATTTAAGATAAACTTCCAGGCATTACAGTATAAAGAGCGGAGGTAA